Proteins from a genomic interval of Paenibacillus sp. FSL R5-0623:
- a CDS encoding amino acid adenylation domain-containing protein: MIENQASSSHSTESSLPVLQIPLDFGRRQQSFSYQSAQITLHASLSRELKQKYGEQMVYPVLLSAYAALLFRLSAEQELAIGILSPDQAASYLSLQIQGKLTFSQLCHEVSEQLKIEYTLQNGGYPETFFMLNSVQLPQAPQILNWNVRDDQNMLILDLFYDSSLLKESTVLRYAEYYQTLLLALVRDGEKAIGTVDILSASDRLLYREMNDTSVLEPENQTVHGWFEATAAAYPDSPAITSPSKSYTYRELNERANQVARVLLSNGLQKGEFVSIFMDRSLETIISLLGILKAGGAYVPIDPEHPQERNSYIVEDTASSFVLTTEASYAQASSLFSSIATVRQILAVDGRLAGFAASNPNLDIHPDDLAYIIYTSGSTGKPKGALIAHRGVTNLGSVVQRDCDIQPGDVLTQFATYSFDASVWDTIGALFYGAELYLLSAEERVSVEEFASAIERTGTTIITILPTIFFNQLASYLSDEGFHKLAKVKIITVAGEALYGEQVRAFQRKFGNQIDIVNVYGPTECTVATTTHRISEQVPEHVVNIPIGKPIHNYKVYIVNEEQQLCPAGVPGEVYISTPALAKGYLNQPERTEQAFIENPFAIGEKIYKSGDIAKLLDSGLLEYVGRSDSQLKIRGHRIEIGEIEDHFARLDQIQNVAVIPKKESDGQNMLVGYFTSKDGSTLSVSDIKAELTEKLPSYFVPKWICQLDEMPIAPTGKINRKAMVSLPHVERHEDRPDRVMPETETESIILDAWKEILQHDDFGVEDSFFNIGGDSLRVIHVLVILKPHYPQLKIADFFAEKTVRALARRVEVLSLSAGEVTDSVVTDGMITQLSEHPVELTSQLGYPLIREPEHVLLTGATGYLGSHVLQQLILNSSTRIYTLVRRPSNGITAMERLTNVLEGYFGKQLTDQLSTRVEIIEGDLEQPNLGLSAEQTAYVQDRIDRVIHCAADVRHFGDADQFAKTNVEGTVALLDLIRSKPGASFHHVSTMGIPEDLALSGQWESSLQYDRFPADLHVDNLYSDSKLEAEKVLMIAAEQGVPVSIYRAGNLTCHSETGRFQSNIDSNAFYRMIKAMLLLGKAPAADWMVDFTPINYASEAIVHLALRQDTAGRVFHICNPEPIRYDELIRSVNRAGYEVETLPFADYTRWLFDSSISKEPEALQLAIAQLEGDGAKDSAYVYACPVTTAYVEPAGISCARTDDRFISAMLDYAVQIGYFPSAIRHHNGTSTAME; the protein is encoded by the coding sequence GTGATTGAAAACCAAGCATCTTCTTCCCATTCCACGGAATCTAGCTTGCCAGTTCTGCAGATTCCACTGGATTTTGGGCGACGTCAACAATCATTCTCTTATCAGTCTGCTCAAATCACATTACATGCTTCTCTGAGCCGTGAACTTAAACAGAAGTATGGAGAACAGATGGTGTACCCGGTACTCCTCTCAGCTTATGCAGCCTTGTTATTCCGATTGTCAGCTGAACAGGAACTTGCCATAGGTATACTTTCCCCAGATCAGGCAGCTTCCTATCTTTCATTGCAGATTCAGGGAAAATTGACCTTCAGCCAACTATGTCATGAGGTGTCAGAGCAGCTCAAGATTGAATACACGTTGCAAAACGGTGGATACCCTGAAACGTTTTTTATGCTGAATAGTGTGCAGTTGCCTCAAGCTCCTCAAATATTAAACTGGAACGTTCGAGATGATCAGAACATGCTCATTCTCGATCTGTTCTATGATAGTTCACTGTTGAAAGAGTCTACCGTGCTGAGATATGCAGAATATTACCAGACTCTTCTACTCGCCCTAGTGCGTGACGGTGAAAAAGCAATCGGTACGGTAGATATTCTTTCCGCCTCAGATCGATTGCTTTACCGTGAAATGAACGATACTTCTGTTCTCGAACCAGAGAACCAAACGGTTCATGGCTGGTTCGAAGCAACGGCAGCGGCATATCCGGATTCACCGGCGATAACATCGCCATCCAAAAGTTATACGTACAGGGAATTGAATGAACGAGCTAATCAGGTTGCACGTGTTCTGTTATCCAATGGATTGCAGAAAGGTGAATTCGTCAGTATCTTTATGGATCGAAGTCTGGAGACCATCATCTCTCTGCTTGGTATTCTGAAAGCAGGTGGTGCATATGTTCCGATCGACCCTGAGCATCCACAAGAACGTAACAGTTATATCGTGGAAGATACGGCGTCCTCATTCGTGCTGACAACGGAGGCTTCTTATGCCCAAGCTTCCAGCTTGTTCTCCAGTATAGCTACGGTCCGTCAGATTCTCGCTGTGGATGGTCGTTTAGCCGGATTTGCAGCAAGTAATCCCAATCTAGATATTCACCCAGATGATCTTGCGTATATTATCTATACGTCAGGGTCGACCGGTAAACCCAAAGGTGCACTGATTGCCCACCGGGGTGTAACCAATCTTGGCAGTGTGGTTCAGCGTGATTGTGACATTCAACCAGGTGATGTATTAACCCAGTTTGCTACATACAGCTTTGATGCATCCGTGTGGGATACCATTGGCGCCTTGTTCTATGGAGCAGAATTATATCTGTTGTCTGCGGAAGAACGTGTATCCGTTGAAGAGTTCGCAAGTGCAATTGAACGGACAGGAACAACCATCATTACGATACTGCCTACGATTTTCTTCAATCAGCTTGCTTCCTACTTATCCGATGAAGGTTTCCACAAGCTGGCCAAAGTCAAAATCATTACTGTAGCCGGAGAAGCGTTATATGGTGAACAAGTTCGTGCCTTCCAGCGTAAATTTGGAAACCAGATTGATATTGTTAATGTGTACGGACCTACCGAATGTACAGTAGCCACAACTACTCACCGCATCAGTGAGCAGGTTCCCGAACATGTGGTGAACATCCCTATCGGTAAACCGATTCATAACTACAAAGTATACATTGTAAATGAAGAACAACAGCTCTGTCCCGCAGGTGTACCTGGTGAGGTATATATTTCTACCCCTGCACTGGCCAAAGGTTATCTGAATCAGCCAGAACGTACAGAGCAAGCATTCATTGAGAACCCGTTTGCGATAGGTGAGAAAATCTACAAATCTGGCGATATTGCCAAATTGCTGGATTCCGGGTTGCTTGAATATGTTGGTCGCAGTGACTCACAGCTAAAAATTCGCGGTCACCGGATTGAGATTGGGGAGATTGAAGATCACTTTGCACGGCTTGATCAGATCCAGAACGTTGCCGTCATTCCGAAGAAAGAATCCGACGGACAAAATATGCTGGTTGGTTACTTTACATCGAAAGATGGCAGTACCCTCTCTGTTTCGGACATCAAGGCAGAACTGACGGAGAAACTTCCTTCTTATTTTGTACCGAAGTGGATCTGTCAGCTGGATGAAATGCCGATTGCACCGACTGGGAAAATCAATCGCAAAGCGATGGTATCCCTGCCTCATGTGGAACGACATGAAGATCGTCCTGACCGGGTCATGCCTGAGACGGAGACGGAATCCATCATCCTGGACGCATGGAAAGAAATCCTTCAGCATGATGACTTCGGTGTCGAAGACAGCTTCTTCAATATCGGTGGGGATTCACTCCGAGTCATTCATGTACTGGTCATTCTGAAGCCACATTATCCGCAACTGAAAATTGCCGACTTCTTTGCCGAGAAAACAGTCCGCGCTCTCGCTCGTCGTGTGGAAGTATTGTCCCTCAGTGCAGGAGAAGTTACGGATTCAGTGGTGACCGATGGTATGATTACACAATTATCCGAACACCCTGTGGAGCTAACATCCCAGTTGGGGTATCCGCTCATTCGTGAACCTGAGCATGTGTTACTGACCGGAGCAACTGGTTATCTGGGCTCTCATGTGCTGCAACAGTTAATTCTGAATTCCAGTACACGAATCTACACCCTTGTTCGTCGACCATCCAATGGAATAACTGCAATGGAACGTTTGACTAACGTACTGGAAGGTTATTTTGGCAAACAACTGACTGACCAGCTCTCCACTCGTGTGGAGATTATTGAAGGGGATCTCGAACAACCTAATCTCGGTCTGTCCGCTGAACAAACGGCTTATGTACAGGATCGAATTGACCGTGTTATCCACTGCGCTGCAGACGTACGTCATTTCGGAGATGCCGATCAGTTCGCCAAAACAAACGTGGAAGGAACGGTCGCATTGTTAGACTTGATTCGCAGCAAACCAGGTGCTTCCTTCCACCATGTATCCACGATGGGTATTCCGGAAGATCTGGCACTCAGCGGACAATGGGAATCTTCCCTGCAATATGATCGGTTCCCGGCTGACTTGCATGTGGACAACCTGTATTCGGACAGCAAGCTTGAAGCCGAGAAAGTGCTCATGATTGCCGCTGAGCAAGGAGTACCTGTCAGCATCTATCGTGCAGGTAACCTCACTTGCCACTCTGAGACTGGACGCTTCCAGTCCAATATTGACAGCAACGCCTTCTATCGTATGATCAAAGCGATGTTATTGCTCGGCAAGGCTCCTGCGGCAGACTGGATGGTTGATTTCACACCGATTAACTATGCAAGTGAAGCGATCGTTCATCTGGCCTTACGTCAGGATACCGCCGGTCGTGTATTCCACATCTGTAATCCGGAGCCTATCCGCTATGATGAGCTGATCCGTTCTGTGAATCGGGCTGGTTACGAAGTCGAGACGCTACCATTCGCGGATTACACACGCTGGTTGTTCGACTCGAGCATCAGCAAGGAGCCGGAAGCTCTTCAGTTGGCTATTGCACAGCTTGAAGGCGACGGTGCGAAGGATTCAGCATATGTCTATGCTTGCCCTGTCACAACGGCTTATGTGGAGCCTGCCGGAATCTCATGTGCGAGAACAGATGATCGCTTCATCTCCGCCATGTTGGACTACGCCGTTCAGATTGGATATTTCCCGTCTGCAATCCGCCACCATAACGGCACTTCTACAGCAATGGAGTAA
- a CDS encoding methyl-accepting chemotaxis protein produces MSFFSKNLLLSFTNIVIIGVALIASSYYFQKTVLVDQLHGQVEQITKKWAEDINPAEVQAAITEGSYDGATQTKLRAYFDEMQEYYPNIAQAYIFGVELGGDNKRLTSLVAMPTNLREAFQSENVNIGDMYEQPVVVANALKEMLNTDRPTFTTFYSDDFGTWTTIAYPIKDSNGKIFSYFAVDADASAVPAGLNSLLKNGIIILVAFLLLFLIIQYLVVKNTLSPIRHLIKGIDDVSRGNLNVNIPTGKDDLGLVNEKFNTMVRKINDTIVKVQITSQEVNQSAKELYEVSERNSENADSINNNVTQITSNIRSQEQATRDSARAMSEMATVIQTIASSSASVADEAYEMERRSQQGNSVVRQVSEQMNLITESVKNTASAIEVLESRSQEIGDILNIISGISSQTNLLALNASIEAARVGEEGRGFAVVAGEVRKLAEQSEQATSQVGVLIQEIQAGIKQAVRAMEQGTSEVDTGLSVADQTGQLFEDILEAAKKVSNQIQEVSSATEEISASTEEMTATADDLSSSVSKTANSSEQISSSVDEQKASLITLVDSSTRLNSMSEELQELISHFNVSKQ; encoded by the coding sequence ATGTCGTTTTTCTCCAAAAATTTGTTACTCTCATTTACTAATATCGTTATCATCGGGGTAGCACTTATCGCAAGCAGTTACTATTTTCAAAAAACAGTTCTTGTTGATCAACTGCATGGACAGGTGGAGCAAATTACCAAGAAGTGGGCTGAAGATATCAATCCTGCCGAGGTACAAGCTGCTATTACGGAAGGTAGCTATGATGGAGCAACACAAACGAAATTACGAGCGTATTTCGATGAAATGCAAGAATATTATCCTAACATTGCACAAGCCTACATCTTCGGTGTTGAGCTCGGTGGCGATAACAAGAGATTAACTTCCCTTGTAGCGATGCCGACCAACCTAAGAGAGGCTTTTCAAAGTGAGAACGTAAATATTGGTGACATGTATGAGCAGCCAGTCGTTGTAGCCAATGCACTGAAAGAAATGCTTAATACAGATCGCCCAACATTCACAACATTTTATTCTGATGATTTCGGTACATGGACAACCATTGCATATCCTATCAAAGACAGCAACGGTAAGATTTTCTCATATTTTGCCGTTGATGCAGATGCATCAGCCGTACCCGCGGGACTGAACTCCTTGCTCAAAAACGGAATTATCATCCTTGTGGCCTTCTTGCTGTTATTCCTGATTATCCAATACCTTGTCGTTAAAAACACACTTTCCCCTATCCGTCACTTGATCAAAGGAATTGATGACGTTAGTCGGGGTAATTTGAATGTCAACATTCCGACAGGCAAAGACGATCTGGGACTCGTTAACGAGAAGTTCAACACCATGGTTCGCAAAATCAACGATACGATCGTAAAAGTGCAAATCACATCACAAGAAGTAAATCAGTCTGCCAAAGAGCTATATGAAGTTTCCGAGCGCAACAGTGAGAATGCAGATTCTATTAATAATAATGTGACTCAAATTACTTCCAACATTCGTTCACAGGAACAGGCAACCCGGGATAGTGCACGTGCCATGTCCGAGATGGCTACCGTAATCCAGACGATTGCCAGCAGCTCGGCAAGTGTAGCGGATGAAGCCTATGAGATGGAACGTCGTTCACAACAAGGTAACAGCGTTGTCCGTCAGGTATCTGAACAGATGAATCTGATTACGGAATCGGTTAAGAATACCGCTTCTGCCATTGAGGTTCTGGAGAGTCGTTCACAGGAAATCGGCGATATTCTCAATATCATCTCGGGAATCTCCAGCCAGACCAACTTGCTTGCTCTTAATGCATCCATTGAAGCAGCTCGTGTTGGTGAAGAAGGAAGAGGATTTGCAGTTGTTGCAGGTGAAGTACGCAAACTTGCCGAGCAGTCTGAACAAGCAACCAGCCAGGTTGGCGTATTGATCCAAGAGATTCAAGCTGGAATTAAACAAGCTGTACGTGCTATGGAACAAGGTACTTCAGAAGTAGATACAGGGCTCAGCGTAGCCGATCAAACAGGACAACTGTTCGAAGATATTTTAGAAGCAGCGAAAAAGGTATCTAATCAGATTCAGGAAGTATCAAGCGCGACGGAAGAAATCTCTGCGAGTACGGAGGAAATGACCGCTACAGCAGACGACTTGTCTTCAAGCGTAAGTAAGACAGCAAACAGCAGTGAACAGATTTCCTCATCTGTTGATGAGCAAAAAGCATCTTTGATTACACTGGTAGACTCCTCCACACGTCTTAACAGCATGTCTGAGGAACTCCAAGAATTGATCTCTCATTTCAATGTAAGCAAACAATAA
- the rpiA gene encoding ribose-5-phosphate isomerase RpiA, with translation MNLKQIAAERAAEYVEDGMKVGLGTGSTAYYAICRIGERVRDGLNIQAVATSEASDKLAREWGIPIVPFDQIGRLDLTIDGADEVDPEFNLIKGGGGALLREKIVAANSDKLIIVADGSKAVQKLGKFPLPVEVVPFASEWTFQTLEKLGCHPQWRMDGQQRYLTDNGNLIADCHLEAIDHAADLNVQLNMLPGVVDNGLFVDMASTVILANADGSIEELHRS, from the coding sequence ATGAATCTTAAACAGATAGCAGCAGAGCGTGCGGCAGAATATGTTGAGGATGGAATGAAGGTTGGATTGGGTACAGGTTCAACAGCTTATTATGCCATCTGCCGAATCGGTGAGCGGGTACGCGATGGATTGAACATTCAAGCGGTTGCCACTTCAGAGGCTTCGGACAAACTTGCCCGTGAATGGGGGATTCCCATCGTCCCATTTGACCAGATTGGGCGTCTGGATCTGACCATTGATGGCGCTGATGAAGTAGATCCCGAATTTAACCTGATTAAAGGGGGGGGCGGGGCTCTTTTGCGTGAGAAAATCGTGGCAGCCAATAGTGACAAATTGATTATTGTGGCGGATGGCAGCAAAGCTGTGCAAAAGTTGGGGAAATTCCCGCTTCCAGTTGAGGTGGTTCCATTTGCTTCTGAGTGGACCTTCCAGACGCTCGAAAAATTGGGGTGTCATCCACAGTGGCGGATGGATGGACAGCAACGTTATCTGACAGACAACGGAAACCTGATAGCAGATTGCCACTTGGAGGCGATTGATCACGCTGCGGATCTTAATGTTCAATTGAATATGTTACCAGGTGTTGTTGATAACGGACTATTTGTGGATATGGCTAGTACAGTCATTCTTGCCAATGCGGACGGAAGTATCGAAGAGCTTCATCGTTCTTAA
- a CDS encoding GNAT family protein, which translates to MKELPIVDGELVIRCVEKQDLKELYELIYSDDVPEWKQWDAPYYPLKHESYESFEQGMLKRMDVDPGDSKPVSIRIIESDRQIVGTISYYIEDELSMWLEMGIVIYRSVQWGRGVGTRSLVMWSSHLFEQLPLVRVGLTTWSGNERMMRAAVKAGFQVEGRMRKCRIVRGQYYDSIRMGMLREEWEQKLAPHTSRNVNN; encoded by the coding sequence ATGAAAGAACTGCCAATCGTTGATGGTGAACTTGTAATCAGGTGTGTGGAGAAACAGGATCTGAAAGAACTCTATGAATTGATCTACAGTGATGACGTACCTGAATGGAAGCAATGGGATGCACCCTATTACCCACTTAAACACGAAAGTTATGAAAGTTTTGAACAAGGTATGCTCAAACGTATGGACGTAGATCCAGGCGATTCCAAACCCGTATCAATCCGTATCATTGAATCCGACAGACAAATTGTGGGTACAATCAGCTATTACATAGAAGATGAGTTATCCATGTGGCTGGAAATGGGGATTGTAATATACAGATCTGTTCAGTGGGGACGTGGGGTTGGCACACGTTCACTTGTCATGTGGTCAAGTCATTTGTTCGAACAGCTGCCTTTGGTTCGGGTTGGATTGACTACTTGGTCTGGTAATGAACGAATGATGCGTGCGGCTGTGAAAGCCGGATTTCAGGTGGAGGGGCGAATGCGGAAGTGTCGTATCGTTCGTGGGCAGTACTATGATTCAATTCGTATGGGGATGCTCCGTGAGGAGTGGGAGCAGAAGCTGGCCCCCCATACGAGCCGAAATGTAAACAACTGA
- a CDS encoding MarR family transcriptional regulator, with protein MLNTEDNRELSLQLFVVLVRAYNSVTSRSNRDIQSHGLNTTEFGVLDLLYHKGPQALQKIGEKVLMSSGNITYVVDKLQNKNLLFRRPSKEDRRVIYAELTEEGRELFTQIFPQHHQVIIDALEGLDPSEKVDAIKMLKKLGLAAEGKTDLRS; from the coding sequence ATGCTGAACACGGAGGACAACCGGGAACTGTCTTTACAATTATTCGTGGTTCTTGTTCGGGCCTACAATTCTGTGACCTCACGTTCCAATCGGGACATCCAGAGTCACGGACTGAATACGACAGAATTTGGTGTGCTTGATTTGTTATATCATAAGGGACCGCAGGCATTGCAAAAGATTGGTGAAAAGGTCTTGATGTCCAGTGGTAATATTACGTATGTTGTAGATAAGTTGCAAAATAAAAATCTGCTGTTTCGTCGACCATCCAAGGAAGATCGGCGTGTCATTTACGCTGAGTTAACCGAGGAAGGAAGAGAATTGTTCACACAGATATTTCCTCAACATCATCAGGTCATCATTGATGCTTTGGAAGGACTTGATCCTTCTGAGAAAGTGGATGCGATTAAGATGTTGAAGAAGCTGGGACTGGCTGCAGAAGGGAAAACTGACTTGCGTTCATAA
- a CDS encoding cobalamin-dependent protein (Presence of a B(12) (cobalamin)-binding domain implies dependence on cobalamin itself, in one of its several forms, or in some unusual lineages, dependence on a cobalamin-like analog.) produces MSHQEAGERLLQESANLADKITEKQYLRQPDLLERFGENGKMRTKQDSEYSLNYLAESALVQSPGLFTHYIAWLKVLLEGYKVSPEDLIINLNLIKETLEEEFDHPSKALLLEYLEMGIYRATHMESQAGYINESMPYGDAAQSYLQCLLENKRKEAFEIIEAQLEAGVTIRDIYRYIFQPTQYEIGRLWQCHRISVGQEHFCTAATQSFISRLYSRWLIHTGQDKKLVATCVGSEQHEIGLRMLTDVFEMEGWDTHYLGANVPNGSVIEAIERHRGDVVAISVTMTYHLHLAKDLIHLIRHHPVTAHVKIMVGGYPFNIDQELWKTIGADGYAPGADEAVAVAEQLLAQPAACNHLDMVRD; encoded by the coding sequence ATGAGTCATCAAGAAGCAGGAGAACGATTGCTCCAAGAATCTGCAAACTTAGCTGATAAAATAACGGAGAAACAGTATCTCAGACAGCCTGATTTACTTGAGCGATTTGGCGAGAATGGAAAAATGCGAACCAAACAGGATTCGGAGTATAGCTTGAATTATTTGGCAGAAAGTGCGCTCGTACAGAGTCCAGGTCTGTTTACTCATTATATTGCCTGGCTGAAAGTTCTACTTGAGGGTTATAAGGTATCACCAGAAGATCTTATTATTAATCTCAATCTGATCAAAGAGACATTGGAAGAAGAATTTGACCATCCGTCAAAGGCACTTCTGCTTGAGTATCTGGAGATGGGAATATATAGAGCAACACACATGGAGTCACAGGCGGGTTACATCAACGAATCCATGCCATATGGAGATGCCGCGCAATCGTACTTACAGTGTTTGCTGGAGAATAAACGGAAAGAAGCCTTCGAGATCATTGAAGCCCAGTTAGAAGCTGGGGTGACGATTCGTGATATTTATCGATATATCTTTCAGCCCACCCAATATGAAATTGGACGATTGTGGCAATGCCATCGTATCAGTGTGGGGCAAGAACACTTTTGTACGGCAGCGACCCAGTCATTCATATCACGTCTTTATTCTCGCTGGTTGATTCATACAGGTCAGGATAAAAAACTAGTGGCTACCTGTGTAGGCAGTGAACAACATGAGATCGGACTGCGTATGCTCACAGATGTGTTCGAGATGGAAGGTTGGGATACGCACTATCTGGGAGCCAATGTTCCCAATGGAAGTGTAATAGAGGCTATAGAGCGGCATCGGGGCGATGTTGTTGCGATTTCAGTTACGATGACGTATCACCTTCATCTGGCCAAAGATTTGATTCATCTGATCCGTCATCATCCGGTAACGGCACATGTGAAAATTATGGTTGGGGGATATCCCTTCAATATTGATCAGGAGTTGTGGAAAACGATAGGAGCTGACGGTTATGCTCCAGGAGCCGATGAAGCGGTAGCGGTTGCAGAACAATTACTGGCTCAGCCAGCTGCATGTAATCATCTTGATATGGTTAGGGATTAG
- a CDS encoding ATP-binding protein — protein MSNESGEIQRLRRTIEQLSDQMIRSKEQEERTLSEFSDMNNELVTLQRLLAKNNKSLEAARQQAVDAGDSKNAFIAGISHDFRTPLNGILGMAEMLKLSPLSEEQENSVSVIQDAAKLLLKLIQDLLDLSKLEAGQMRLELGEVDLQETINYIIRLLEPQVRKNGNQLSIDCDPRISTLLVGDSTRITQILINLIQNANKFTSEGTVRIRVTLMKDDETTQMIRFEVEDTGIGIPEEDQHQLFQPYMQTERGRSSEYGGTGLGLSICRSLVTLMEGQIGVDSQEGEGSTFWFELTLGKKDGNQSTNPSVASTQEHQGQNMDDEAPSVSVLLADDNVINRQLVMLQLKKLGITQVDAVVNGEEAIAAFLSKKYSLILMDYIMPLMDGLEATRKIRSIEMDEMRHTTPIIAMTGNVMQEEKDKCMEAGMNDFIGKPFTLEILRKMIEKWQQSSEPTEVLNMSIVHEIAELNTDGDRTLLGILLDMYRTETPGKIEVLRRHIVSGDHVAATEVAHDLKSGSLSLGIRYLSTLFARIEQFAKEGQSRKAEPLLDALLPAYQAACASLQQISKD, from the coding sequence ATGTCTAATGAGAGCGGAGAGATACAGAGGCTACGCAGAACGATTGAGCAGTTATCGGATCAGATGATCCGGAGTAAAGAGCAAGAGGAACGGACACTCTCGGAATTCTCGGATATGAATAATGAACTGGTGACACTCCAGCGTCTGCTTGCGAAGAACAATAAAAGTCTTGAAGCTGCACGTCAGCAAGCAGTAGATGCAGGTGATTCAAAAAATGCATTTATTGCAGGCATCAGTCATGATTTTCGCACGCCATTAAATGGAATATTGGGGATGGCTGAGATGCTTAAGTTGTCCCCCTTGTCTGAAGAACAGGAGAATTCCGTTTCCGTTATACAGGATGCTGCCAAACTGCTGCTTAAGCTGATTCAGGACCTTTTGGATCTGTCCAAACTTGAGGCGGGTCAGATGCGACTTGAACTGGGAGAAGTGGATCTGCAAGAGACGATAAACTATATTATCCGTTTGCTCGAACCCCAAGTCAGAAAGAACGGAAATCAGTTATCGATAGACTGTGACCCCAGAATCTCTACTCTTCTTGTAGGGGATTCAACGAGGATTACACAGATACTGATCAATCTAATTCAGAATGCGAACAAATTCACATCAGAAGGTACGGTGCGGATAAGAGTCACCCTTATGAAAGATGATGAAACTACACAAATGATCCGCTTTGAAGTGGAAGACACGGGGATTGGTATCCCGGAAGAAGATCAGCACCAGTTATTTCAACCCTACATGCAGACTGAACGAGGACGCTCAAGTGAATATGGAGGAACGGGCCTTGGATTATCGATCTGCAGGTCGCTCGTAACACTGATGGAAGGTCAGATTGGAGTAGACAGTCAGGAGGGTGAAGGCTCAACATTTTGGTTCGAACTTACACTTGGTAAGAAAGACGGTAACCAGTCCACTAACCCGTCTGTTGCTTCCACTCAAGAGCATCAGGGGCAGAATATGGATGATGAAGCTCCTTCTGTATCTGTATTGCTGGCCGATGATAATGTCATCAACCGGCAGCTTGTTATGTTGCAGCTCAAGAAACTGGGAATAACCCAAGTGGACGCTGTAGTGAATGGGGAAGAGGCAATAGCTGCTTTTCTCAGCAAAAAATACAGTTTGATTCTCATGGACTATATAATGCCATTGATGGACGGTTTGGAGGCAACACGCAAAATCCGTTCGATAGAAATGGATGAAATGCGCCATACCACACCCATTATTGCAATGACAGGTAATGTGATGCAGGAAGAGAAAGACAAGTGTATGGAGGCCGGGATGAATGACTTTATTGGCAAACCCTTCACGCTGGAAATTCTGAGAAAGATGATCGAGAAGTGGCAGCAATCCTCCGAACCAACCGAGGTACTAAATATGAGCATCGTACATGAGATTGCGGAATTAAACACCGATGGCGATCGTACACTCCTCGGTATATTGTTGGACATGTATCGTACCGAAACACCCGGCAAGATTGAGGTGCTGCGTAGACATATTGTGTCGGGCGACCATGTTGCTGCAACCGAGGTAGCCCATGATTTGAAATCAGGGAGTCTGAGTCTGGGGATTCGTTATTTATCAACTTTATTTGCCCGGATAGAGCAGTTCGCGAAGGAAGGTCAATCACGGAAAGCAGAACCTTTGCTGGATGCTTTGTTACCCGCCTATCAAGCAGCATGTGCATCACTGCAACAAATAAGTAAAGATTGA